From the Euphorbia lathyris chromosome 6, ddEupLath1.1, whole genome shotgun sequence genome, one window contains:
- the LOC136233173 gene encoding F-box/kelch-repeat protein At3g27150, with protein sequence MRALIYRYNNINKKRMNGNKSWHTCPGNRSDCENDRLEGPNSSRCSFCESEGRIGGSSSEESQDADYFEVPQLSDEVENQILARVTRSEYWKFPLVNKRIFGLIKSGELFKIRRELGVKESSVFIFTTGDSGWWAFDRKFSSHRKLPDLPADSCFSSGDKESVCAASHLIISGREINGVVVWRYELETNSWRKGPSMITPRCLFASASCGPFALVAGGVTEAGAVLNSAEKYNPDTKTWETLPRMHKRRRLSSGCYMDNKFYVIGGRNEDGRCLTCGEAYDDDKKKWELIPDMLEDTPVATFQSPPLVGVVNNELYSLETLSNQLKVYLKRNKTWKKLGAVPVRADSSRGWGVAFKSLGNELLVIGASTSMVSYSGDGMAIYTCCPDVNGDELEWIPLNCSGNRLSNFILNCSVMVA encoded by the coding sequence ATGAGGGCTTTGATATATAGGTATAACAATATCAATAAGAAAAGGATGAATGGCAATAAGTCATGGCATACTTGTCCAGGAAATAGGAGTGATTGTGAAAATGATAGATTAGAAGGCCCTAATAGTAGTAGGTGTTCATTTTGTGAAAGTGAGGGCAGAATTGGTGGCTCCTCAAGTGAAGAATCTCAGGATGCAGATTACTTTGAAGTTCCACAGCTGAGTGATGAGGTGGAGAATCAGATTTTGGCAAGGGTTACAAGATCAGAATACTGGAAATTCCCATTGGTGAACAAGCGAATTTTTGGTCTTATAAAGAGTGGTGAACTCTTTAAGATCAGAAGGGAACTTGGGGTTAAAGAATCATCTGTTTTTATATTTACAACTGGAGACAGTGGCTGGTGGGCGTTTGATCGAAAATTCAGTTCACATAGGAAGCTTCCTGACTTGCCTGCAGATTCTTGTTTTTCTTCAGGGGATAAAGAATCAGTTTGTGCTGCTAGTCATCTTATCATTTCAGGAAGGGAGATAAATGGTGTAGTTGTTTGGAGATATGAACTCGAAACCAATAGCTGGAGAAAGGGTCCTTCAATGATTACACCAAGGTGCTTGTTTGCTTCTGCCTCTTGCGGTCCATTCGCCCTTGTAGCTGGTGGAGTAACCGAAGCTGGTGCTGTTCTAAATTCTGCTGAGAAATACAATCCTGATACTAAAACATGGGAAACTCTTCCAAGGATGCACAAAAGGAGGAGACTTTCCTCTGGCTGTTACATGGATAACAAGTTTTATGTTATCGGAGGGCGAAACGAGGATGGTAGATGCCTCACATGTGGAGAAGCCTATGATGATGATAAAAAGAAATGGGAACTTATTCCGGATATGTTGGAGGATACACCAGTTGCTACTTTCCAATCTCCACCACTTGTTGGTGTTGTGAACAATGAGCTTTACTCGCTAGAAAcattgtcgaatcaactcaaagtgtACTTGAAGAGGAACAAAACATGGAAGAAGCTAGGAGCAGTGCCCGTTCGAGCTGATTCTTCGAGAGGATGGGGTGTAGCCTTCAAGTCACTAGGCAATGAGCTGCTTGTGATAGGTGCATCTACATCAATGGTGTCATACTCAGGAGATGGAATGGCTATATACACTTGCTGTCCAGATGTTAATGGTGATGAATTAGAATGGATTCCTCTCAACTGCAGCGGGAATCGGCTGAGTAACTTCATTTTGAACTGTTCTGTTATGGTAGCTTGA